Proteins encoded within one genomic window of Bacteroidota bacterium:
- a CDS encoding superoxide dismutase — translation MAFELPPLPYEIDALEPFISKKTLEFHYGKHHMAYVNNLNRLVPGTAFEQSTLEDIIKKAEGGIFNNGAQVWNHTFYWNCLSGGGGEHTGRLIEAIRGSFGSFEDFKVKFTNAAVTLFGSGWTWLVKTSDGKLEIIQESNAGNPLRKGHTPLLTCDVWEHAYYLDKQNRRLDYINDFWNIVDWKAVEARF, via the coding sequence ATGGCTTTTGAATTACCCCCATTACCTTATGAAATAGATGCTCTGGAACCGTTTATTTCCAAAAAAACATTGGAATTTCATTATGGCAAGCATCATATGGCCTATGTCAACAACCTGAACAGGCTTGTACCTGGTACGGCGTTTGAGCAAAGCACACTGGAAGATATCATCAAAAAAGCTGAAGGTGGTATTTTCAACAACGGTGCACAGGTTTGGAATCATACATTTTACTGGAATTGTCTCTCTGGTGGTGGTGGTGAGCACACCGGCAGGCTGATTGAAGCCATCAGGGGAAGTTTTGGATCTTTTGAAGATTTCAAAGTTAAATTCACTAACGCTGCTGTAACACTTTTTGGTTCCGGTTGGACCTGGTTGGTAAAAACATCTGATGGCAAACTGGAGATCATTCAGGAGAGTAATGCCGGAAATCCATTACGAAAAGGTCATACGCCATTGCTCACATGTGATGTATGGGAACATGCATATTACCTTGATAAACAGAACAGGCGTCTGGATTATATCAATGATTTCTGGAATATTGTAGATTGGAAAGCAGTAGAAGCCAGATTCTGA
- a CDS encoding S41 family peptidase — MENRPNRIYVYLPFLLAIFLVTGLYLGMKLQNPSLERNPTFSDTSRDKLGNVVHYIKQDYVDSVNKDKLEVDAINGMLRNLDPHSQYISSEELKEVNEPLKGNFEGIGVEFRIIKDTIVILHVIPGGPSEKIGLNQGDRIVKIDDTTYAGVKIANSDVIKHLKGEKGTKVKVSILRQNVPHLMDFIITRDIIPLYSIDVSYMVDGSIGYIKLSRFSASTPEEFDAALAKLEGQGMTRLILDLRDNVGGYLESAIRLADEFLGNRKLIVYTEGNNRPRQYAFASNRGKFEKQPLVILVDEGSASASEILAGAIQDNDRGLIIGRRSFGKGLVQEQIELSDGSALRLTVARYYTPTGRCIQKPYRDGIEQYENEFRNRFHNGELQHPDSIRFPDSLKYTTPGGKVVYGGGGIMPDIYVPIQTGKEYIYYNQLINKGIFYQFAFDYTDNKRENIKGIYPSVDVYIKNFSIDNPLLTDFITYAEEDSVRRDDAGVRATSDLIKTLLKAFIGREIYSDEAFYPIYNQSDTIFLKAVEELSKN; from the coding sequence ATGGAAAACAGGCCAAATCGCATTTATGTATATCTGCCATTTTTATTGGCGATATTTCTGGTAACGGGTCTTTATTTGGGAATGAAGTTACAAAATCCATCTCTGGAAAGGAACCCGACATTCAGTGACACGTCCAGGGATAAGCTAGGTAATGTTGTACACTATATAAAACAAGATTATGTTGATTCTGTAAATAAAGATAAACTTGAGGTTGATGCCATCAATGGTATGCTCCGTAACCTGGATCCGCATTCGCAGTATATCAGCTCCGAAGAACTTAAAGAAGTGAATGAACCACTGAAGGGCAATTTCGAAGGCATAGGCGTGGAGTTCCGGATAATCAAGGATACCATAGTCATTTTACATGTCATTCCTGGTGGTCCGTCTGAAAAAATTGGCCTAAATCAAGGAGACCGAATTGTTAAGATTGACGATACCACGTATGCTGGTGTAAAGATCGCCAATAGCGATGTGATCAAACATCTTAAAGGAGAAAAAGGAACAAAAGTCAAGGTAAGTATATTGCGCCAAAATGTCCCTCACCTGATGGATTTCATTATCACCAGAGATATTATTCCCCTGTATAGCATTGATGTTTCATACATGGTTGATGGTTCAATTGGATATATTAAACTGAGTCGGTTCTCCGCTTCAACACCTGAGGAATTTGATGCGGCATTGGCTAAGCTTGAAGGTCAAGGTATGACACGACTGATTCTTGACCTACGGGATAATGTCGGTGGTTATCTGGAATCAGCCATTCGTTTAGCGGATGAATTTCTTGGCAACAGGAAGCTGATTGTTTACACTGAAGGTAATAACCGTCCCAGGCAATATGCTTTCGCTTCGAATCGTGGGAAATTTGAAAAACAGCCGCTGGTAATTCTGGTTGATGAAGGTTCGGCATCAGCCAGTGAAATATTGGCTGGTGCTATACAGGATAATGACAGGGGGTTGATCATTGGCAGAAGGTCGTTTGGAAAAGGTCTTGTTCAGGAGCAGATCGAATTATCCGACGGTTCGGCATTAAGGCTTACCGTAGCAAGATATTATACTCCAACCGGACGGTGCATTCAAAAGCCATATAGAGATGGCATTGAACAATATGAAAATGAATTCCGGAATCGCTTTCATAATGGCGAACTTCAGCATCCTGACAGCATTCGCTTTCCGGATTCACTGAAATATACTACACCCGGAGGAAAGGTTGTTTATGGCGGTGGAGGTATTATGCCTGATATATATGTTCCCATACAGACCGGAAAGGAATATATCTATTATAACCAGCTTATCAACAAAGGCATCTTTTATCAATTTGCTTTTGATTATACTGATAATAAGAGAGAAAATATAAAAGGGATTTACCCTTCTGTTGATGTCTATATAAAAAATTTTTCAATCGATAATCCATTGCTTACTGATTTTATCACTTATGCTGAGGAAGACAGTGTAAGACGCGATGATGCTGGTGTTCGCGCCACATCAGATCTTATCAAAACATTACTAAAAGCTTTTATAGGACGCGAGATATACAGTGATGAGGCATTTTATCCTATATACAATCAGAGTGACACAATTTTTCTTAAAGCTGTTGAAGAGCTTAGCAAAAACTGA
- a CDS encoding toxin-antitoxin system YwqK family antitoxin, producing MSKYWLVIICMLIFKWIVAQENKIIPDGYNMFYYSNGQISSEGYMVKGQPDGYWKTFYENGILKSEGNRKNFELDSLWKFYDEKGRTILEINYANGKKNGIRTTFSDKEKMEEKFKDDIKQGLTTFYYPDGKIRQTIPFVDGLENGIAMEYTQEGIVIGLVEYKKGFVVNRERINRKDVNNLKQGPWKFFYDNGIVRMEGTYTNDKRNGYFKEYDRNRNLVSVSKYINDLLQEDVAEIADLDVRTDYYPNGKIKTVASFKNNIPEGVRREYAEDGKINRAFIFKEGVITGEGIISETGIKEGPWKEYFNDRSLQAEGRYSNGKRIGEWKFYYPGGTLEQTGAYTSGDPEGTWTWYYPSGNLLREENYLNGLPDGNVVEYDDDGTLISQGQYIEGYEDGKWIYEMGIYREEGYYRNGLRNGQWKSYYSDGTKLFEGEYIDDNPNGKHIFYWENGQIKDEGRYVMGIKEGDWIKYNYDGTPFLIITYKNGTEIKYDGVKIKPLMEEGVEISSPEGKE from the coding sequence ATGAGCAAATATTGGTTAGTTATAATATGCATGTTGATTTTTAAATGGATTGTTGCTCAGGAAAATAAAATCATTCCTGACGGGTACAATATGTTCTATTATTCCAATGGCCAGATCTCAAGTGAAGGCTATATGGTAAAGGGTCAACCGGATGGATATTGGAAGACATTTTATGAGAATGGGATTCTGAAATCAGAAGGGAATAGAAAAAACTTTGAATTAGATAGTTTGTGGAAATTTTATGACGAGAAGGGCAGAACGATACTCGAAATAAATTATGCTAATGGTAAAAAAAATGGTATAAGAACTACATTCAGTGACAAAGAGAAAATGGAAGAAAAATTCAAGGATGATATAAAACAGGGACTGACAACATTTTATTATCCTGATGGAAAGATAAGGCAAACAATACCATTTGTCGATGGTCTTGAAAACGGCATAGCTATGGAATATACCCAAGAAGGCATCGTCATTGGATTGGTTGAATATAAAAAAGGATTTGTTGTTAACCGTGAACGAATTAACCGAAAGGATGTCAATAATTTAAAACAGGGTCCATGGAAGTTCTTTTATGATAATGGTATAGTCAGAATGGAAGGTACCTATACCAATGACAAACGAAACGGTTATTTCAAGGAGTATGACCGCAACAGAAATCTGGTTAGTGTGAGTAAATATATTAATGATCTGCTTCAGGAGGATGTTGCGGAAATTGCGGATTTGGATGTCCGGACAGATTATTATCCGAATGGAAAAATTAAAACAGTTGCCAGCTTTAAAAATAACATTCCTGAAGGTGTCAGGAGGGAGTATGCAGAGGATGGAAAAATCAACAGAGCTTTTATTTTTAAGGAAGGCGTTATAACAGGCGAAGGTATCATTTCTGAGACCGGAATCAAGGAAGGTCCGTGGAAGGAATATTTCAACGACAGATCATTGCAGGCTGAAGGAAGGTATTCTAATGGAAAAAGGATCGGGGAATGGAAATTTTATTACCCAGGTGGCACTCTTGAGCAGACAGGAGCCTATACTTCAGGAGATCCGGAAGGCACCTGGACATGGTATTATCCCTCAGGAAACCTCCTCAGAGAGGAAAATTATTTAAATGGCCTTCCAGATGGTAATGTCGTTGAATATGATGATGACGGTACTCTTATTAGTCAAGGACAATATATTGAAGGATATGAAGATGGAAAATGGATCTATGAAATGGGGATTTACAGGGAGGAAGGATATTACCGGAATGGACTGCGAAATGGTCAATGGAAGTCCTATTACTCTGATGGGACAAAGCTTTTTGAAGGAGAATACATTGATGATAATCCAAATGGTAAGCATATTTTTTATTGGGAGAATGGACAAATCAAAGACGAAGGCCGCTATGTCATGGGTATTAAAGAAGGAGATTGGATTAAATACAATTATGATGGGACTCCTTTCCTGATTATTACTTATAAAAATGGGACAGAGATAAAATATGATGGTGTTAAGATTAAACCATTGATGGAAGAAGGCGTGGAAATATCTTCACCAGAAGGGAAAGAATAG
- the nadA gene encoding quinolinate synthase NadA, with protein sequence MDIASKILKLKKIKKAIILSHYYQISDIQDIADFIGDSLGLAHKAMESDAEIIVFAGVRFMAETAKILNPNIKVLIPDVQAGCSLADSCQPEEFKKFIEHYPNHLVITYINSSSIIKMMSDIICTSGNAIPIIESFPKDQRIIFGPDKNLGGYINRKTGRNMVLWNGTCEIHDILSTGKIIELKIKNPNAKLIAHPECKAQVLELADFVGSTNAMLNFSKTDSAKQYIVATETGIIHQMKKASPHKDFIIVPSDETCACNDCPYMKMNTMEKLMRCLEKESPEIILSEDILKKALKPIEKMMEISRELNMIK encoded by the coding sequence ATGGATATTGCTTCAAAAATATTGAAGTTAAAGAAAATAAAAAAAGCAATTATTCTTTCTCATTATTATCAGATATCTGATATTCAGGATATTGCAGATTTCATTGGAGATAGTTTAGGGCTGGCACATAAAGCGATGGAATCTGATGCTGAAATTATTGTCTTTGCCGGTGTACGCTTCATGGCAGAAACAGCAAAAATATTAAATCCAAATATCAAAGTTTTAATTCCTGATGTTCAGGCCGGATGTTCACTTGCTGATTCTTGTCAGCCAGAAGAATTCAAAAAATTCATAGAACATTATCCAAATCATTTAGTTATCACTTATATTAATAGTTCTTCTATAATAAAAATGATGTCCGATATAATATGTACATCAGGTAATGCCATCCCTATAATTGAATCGTTTCCAAAAGACCAAAGGATTATTTTTGGGCCGGATAAGAATCTTGGTGGATATATAAACAGGAAAACTGGCAGGAATATGGTCCTTTGGAATGGAACTTGTGAGATACATGACATCCTTTCTACCGGCAAAATAATCGAACTGAAGATAAAAAATCCAAATGCAAAGTTGATAGCTCATCCTGAATGTAAAGCTCAGGTTTTAGAATTAGCTGATTTTGTGGGTTCCACGAACGCTATGTTGAATTTTAGTAAAACAGATTCAGCAAAACAATACATTGTAGCAACAGAAACGGGAATTATTCATCAGATGAAAAAAGCATCACCCCATAAAGACTTTATTATTGTTCCCTCAGACGAAACCTGCGCTTGCAATGATTGTCCTTATATGAAAATGAATACAATGGAAAAGCTTATGAGGTGTCTCGAAAAAGAATCTCCAGAAATCATTCTCTCGGAGGATATATTAAAAAAAGCATTAAAACCCATTGAAAAAATGATGGAGATATCGAGGGAATTAAATATGATAAAATGA